A genome region from Acinetobacter lwoffii includes the following:
- a CDS encoding 4-phosphoerythronate dehydrogenase, with amino-acid sequence MKIVADENLAFTDYFFSEFGDIQHRAGRTLSADDVKDADSLLVRSVTQVNEVLLQNSSIKFVGSATIGTDHLDIAALEQHGIQWSNAAGCNAQAVAEYVITALLQVRPELLDANATFTLGIVGLGNVGTRLAYMAKLLGWRVIGCDPFVQREQVDQVEFHELLQQADAVSIHVPLTKTGIYPTYHLFNATALAKMQPDAILINSARGPVIEETALIQDIKATQRPVILDVFEHEPLISAELLDLVTLVTPHIAGYSLEGKARGTQMIYEAFCQTFGFAANKQFESQLPICEQFFQGQDLKMALQQHLSQIYDIARDDANLRACLKEGKIDQQAFDHLRKTYPLRREWAAHGGPKA; translated from the coding sequence ATGAAAATTGTCGCAGATGAAAATCTGGCATTTACCGATTATTTCTTTTCCGAATTTGGTGATATTCAACATCGTGCAGGGCGAACCTTAAGCGCAGATGATGTCAAAGATGCCGATAGCCTATTGGTACGTTCAGTGACTCAGGTCAATGAAGTACTGCTACAGAATAGTTCGATTAAATTTGTGGGTAGTGCCACCATTGGCACAGATCATTTGGATATTGCTGCATTAGAACAGCATGGGATTCAATGGAGTAATGCAGCCGGCTGTAATGCGCAAGCAGTGGCTGAATATGTGATTACCGCGTTATTGCAGGTGCGTCCTGAATTACTCGATGCCAATGCGACATTTACCTTGGGTATTGTCGGTTTGGGTAATGTCGGAACCCGACTGGCTTATATGGCGAAGCTCTTGGGCTGGCGCGTGATCGGTTGCGATCCTTTTGTGCAAAGAGAGCAGGTTGATCAAGTCGAATTTCATGAACTGCTGCAGCAGGCGGACGCCGTTTCAATTCATGTCCCTTTAACCAAAACAGGCATATATCCAACCTATCATTTATTTAATGCTACTGCGTTGGCAAAAATGCAGCCTGACGCGATCCTGATTAACTCAGCGCGTGGGCCAGTGATTGAAGAAACTGCCTTAATTCAAGATATTAAAGCGACACAACGCCCCGTAATTTTGGATGTTTTTGAACACGAACCGCTGATTTCAGCAGAACTTCTGGATCTGGTGACTTTGGTGACTCCGCATATTGCCGGCTATAGCCTGGAAGGCAAGGCACGTGGTACCCAGATGATTTACGAAGCTTTTTGTCAAACTTTCGGTTTTGCAGCCAATAAACAGTTTGAATCCCAGCTGCCTATCTGTGAGCAGTTTTTTCAGGGGCAGGATTTAAAAATGGCATTGCAACAGCATTTATCCCAAATTTATGACATTGCTCGTGATGATGCCAATCTACGTGCCTGTCTCAAAGAAGGCAAAATCGATCAGCAGGCATTTGATCATTTACGTAAAACCTATCCGCTGCGTCGTGAGTGGGCAGCACATGGTGGGCCGAAGGCATGA